In Phaseolus vulgaris cultivar G19833 chromosome 7, P. vulgaris v2.0, whole genome shotgun sequence, the genomic stretch ATGAACACTGGTGTAGGAGTAGGCCTTCAACCCTGTATTTGGGTAGCTTTGTACCTGCAAAAACTACAAACAACGTTAGCTGAGGACTTCTGTCGTTCTAGCACAAGCTAAACGTACAGAACAACCCCGAAAAAAGATATATACGCCTTGACTTCAACACCACCAACGTGGCACCTTTGGCATAAAACGACATCCTATTATCCTTAGTATAACACAAAAAGAATTCCAGCAGCTCCACACGTAGGATTTCCATCTTACCAACGAAGGTAGTTTACTTTGCACACTTCATGGCTTGGTAAGACCCATGCAAACTCCCCGGGATCCAAAAGTAGTTATTCATTTACCACTTGCTACATCAATAGAGCAATTTGGACTCTCTCTTCCATCCCAAACCACTTGTTTAACAACTTGGGAAAAGATGCTTTTGTGGATAGAGTTTACTATGACTAGGTTCAAAAGTAGGTGCCCCTCAACACCTCAAGGCAATATTTTTAAACCCTGTTCCAACATCCTTACGTTTTGTAACCTTAGGACCATGCTGACCTCTCTACACAAACTGTTTCCAGCTGCCACTCCACCATACCCCCCTAACTTGTTTAACATCGGTGGGCAGCAAGCCTATAACCCAGAAAACTCAGTTTACTTATCCCGACCATTCCAAGAGCCTGCAGATGATATTGTGACTGTTGATCCCGAAAAAAAACACTTACAGATGTAGAGTATAAACAAGGCAGCAAACCATCCCATGAAACCCCCTAGCTCTCCTAAAAATACCTAACCACCACACTCTAATTAAACACCTTGTCAGCACCTACAACCCACCCTCATACCACCTTCGGACCACCTTCGGAAGCCACAACTCGCACCAGCAAACATGTAGGACATCTTCAACCTCAACCACCTGATTTGGGatgtaatttaatataaaaacccCAGCCCAAGATCCCCACTCGCATCCTCCTTCATCTGGACTAGGATACCCGCAATAATATGCCCAACAGACTTATAGACAGAGACAAATCACATACCTCTGTACTGTGAGTATGAATTCTAACCATTGCACACCAAACGAAACGACATGAGATAACCCACAACCTCCTAGCAACAGTTGACCCTCACTGGACTACACCATCCAAACGAACCACTCACCACCGCAACGACCTATTTCTTCGCAAACCCTCCCCCTAGAACCCACCCCCTTCATGAAACTCGGGGAATAGCAATGCCAACTAGACCACCCACTCACACGACAGCAAGGAGGCACTGGTACGGGTTCAAAATCCAGTCAAAGAAGGCATACGAGAAACCAGCTACCTTATGTTTTAACCACAGCCAGGACTGTAATTGAGCACTTTGAAGAATTTCTTCAGCGTCGGGGATCCCTTCCTTAAACACCACCAGGTTCCGCTGTTTCCAAATGTAGCTGACAATTGCCGCCCACACACCTAACCAAACCTGATTTTGTTTATTAGTGAGATGAATTAAGTGGAAATTCTCCATATGGTTCTTAATACCCCTGTTTTGGGCCCCCGAAATGCCGATCCAACGGAAACACCTTGACCAAACATGTTGTACAATAAAACAGTCCAGGAAGAGGTGTTGAGAGGATTCTTCTAACATGTTGCAAAGCACGCATAGGGTTGAATTTACCAACACACCGCTCCTGTTCAAGTTGACTCTAGTTGGAATTCTATCCAAGAGTATTCTCCAAGCGGTGACAAGCACTTTCGGCATGGCTTTTGCTTGCCATAAACTACAAAAAAACCTTTTCCTTTATACCGGAGTGTTGATGGTTAGCCATGATTGAGTAAGCTGACTTAACCGAAAATATACCTTTCGGGTCCCCCCTCCAGAGAAGATGGTCCTCTGCTTCCTCACACAAAGTCCCCATATTCAACATAGAGAGAAAATCTGATTCCTTACTATACTCCCATTCgaacctttctcttctccaaGACAGTTCCCACTGCCACCTGTCCTCTTCTCAACACCCTGCCTCTCTCACTAACTTGCCTTGATCATAGGACAAGGAAAAAAGTCTGGGATATAGTGTTTTCAAGCTAGTAAAACATAACCACACGTCCCATTGCCTATTTTCCACATAGTGGCCTTTTTAAACCATCCTTCTTCCGCCCCGTCACCCCCTATCTTGGCAAGATCcctccaccaccaagattggTACTTTAGATTAACCTGATTTACATCTGATTCAGAGTTGTATTTAGAGTTTAGGATTTCTTTCCATTTACCCCCCTCGCCAGACATAAGTCGCCATTTCCATTTTGCCAAAAGAGTAGAGTTAAAGTTCCTTATCTCCTTCACACCTAGGCCTCATTCCTCTAAGGGCTTACAAACATTGTCCCAACTAACCCAGAAGATCGACTTGTTCTGTCTACCCCAATCCCAGAGAAATTTCCTTTGAATGCTACTGATTTTATTACACACTACTACCGGGGCTTTGAAAATGGAGAGATAGAACAAAGGAATGGCTGTGAATACAGATTTTAATAAACAAATTCGACCTGCCATAGATAAAAATCTCCCTTTCCATGAACTAAGTTTGGCTTCCAATTTCCTTACTACCGGTTCCCAAAACaatttcttccttgggtttCCTCCTACTTCAACCCCCAAATATTGGAAGGGAATCCTCATAGTATTACAATTCAAGGTTTTTGCATATGTATTCAGGACGAAACTATCCACTCCAATACCTGCCAGCTTGGACTTGTGGAAGTTGACTTTAAGCTAGAGGCCAATTCGTAACACCGAAGAATggctttgatagcaaaaatatTATCAAAGGAATCCTCACACATGAAGAGTGTGTCATCTGCAAACTGTAAAAGACAACATTCGATACTATTCCTTCCCACCTTAACTCCCCTAAGCAGATCCATTCTCAGAGTTTGTCTCACCATCCCTGTTAAACCTTTAGCCACCACTAGAAACAAGAAGGGAGCCAAAGGGTCACCCTGTCTCAAACCCCTAGTTGGTTTGAATTCCTCAAAGGGGCTTCCATTAACCAGTACAGATACAGATGATGAAATCAGACACCCTTTGATCCATACTAACCATCTATCATGAAAACCCAACCTCCGCAACATATCAAGCAAGAAGCTCCACCTTACAGAATCATACGCCTTTTCAAAGTCCACCTTTAAGCATACCCcactcttcttcttcctcttaaTGTCCTTGAGTACTTCGTTTGCCATAACAACACTGTCCATAAGCCTCTATCACTTAGAAAAGCTGACTGACACTCGTCAATGATCAATGGCATAATTTTCTTCATACGGCTTGAGAGGATTTTGGTAACAATCTTGTATATTACTTCAACTAGTGAAATGGGTCTGAATTGGTCAAGCAAAGAAGGGTCCCTTACCTTGGGTACAAGAGCAATGGAAGACGCATTACACCCTTTTGGGAAAGACCCTGTAGCATGGAAGAAATGTACAGCAGCCATAATGTCAGTTTTAATCACATCCCAACAATGCTGGATGAAATTAAAGTTGAAGTCGTCTGGGCCTGGGCTTTTTGACCCTCCACACTGCCAAACAGCCTCCTTTACTTCTTCCTCGGAGAAGCTAACGATCATATTTCAACTCACCTCTAGAGGCAGATATTTGAACTCTACTGACCCCAGATTTACACCCACTTCCTGTGTAGCCATGAACCTCTTTTCGAACAACATCTTTGCTTCCCTACGCACAATCTGCAGATCCTCACACCATTGGGAATCCACCTCCACCCCTTTGATCTCGTTTTTAAGTCTTCTCCATCTAATGGCACTATGGAAAAATTTCGAATTCATGTCTCCATGCTTGGTCCAGTTCACTCTTGCTTTTTGCCTATATATAGAATCAAGTTTTTTGTCAACCAACCCCAGTTGACTAAGTAACTCCATCCTTCTCATCCTCCCAGCTTCCTTTAAACCTTCAATGTCGTCCTTACCATCCAGCTCCTCAATTTCGGATATGATACGCCTCTTGTTTGATTCCACACAGCCAAAAACATTATGTTCCACTCTTTAAGCTCTGCCTTCAATAATTTGAGCTTATCTTTGAAGATGGACATACTATTACCTTGCACCTCAAAGGATTCCCATTTGTGCTTCACCATAGCCCTGAAACCAGGTTCCTTAAGCCACACATCAAGGGACCTAAACGGTTTAGGACCCCAGTCTTTAATACACAATTTCAAGACCAGAGCACAGTGGTCTGATACTGTTCTAGGTAGTGAATATTGCTTGGACGCTGGCCATATCTGAAGCCATTCTTCAGAGACAAGGAACCTATTTAATTTGCTTTTTGCTGTACCATTAGCCTTGTACCAAGTGTACTTCTTACCTACACAGGGGATGTCCAACAGAGCATTATTGtcaatgaacttgttaaaaccATCCATCTCCTTCTTTTGGCTTGAGCAACCTCTAATCCCTTTCCTTTCTTCCTCCCTTCGAACAACATTGAAATCACCACACACGACCCAAGCCACGTTGACATGAGATTGCTTGAGTACCGTCAAAGCTTCCCACTGCTCAACCTTGTCCTTTAAATTGCAACCTGCATAAACATTCACTACCACACACTGGCGTTTTGCTTTAAGGTGATACCCAACAATTGCAATAAAGCCAGTACCTATAATATGGCTGCCATAAGAGAAGGCTTCTTTGTGCCACATTGTTACTAAGCTCCCTGTCGCATTTACTCCAGCGTTAAACACCCAACCAATGTTACAATCCCCTCATAACGAAAAACATCTGGCCTCTGTAAATGATGACGATTTCGTTTCCTGCAAGCAAAGAAATTCGGCACCCTCCTTTGACACAATGTGATTCAGATATCTTGCTTTGACCCCCCCTCCCAACCCTCTGATGTTGAGGTTGACTATTATCATAACAACTTCGTTGACCCTCCCACCCGAGACCCCTTTTTGATCTCGTTTTCCCTTGCCTCCATACAATCCAGTTCCCCAACAACATTCCCTACATCCCCTAAGCATTGCATGCCTAGGTTTTTCCCAAAGTCCCAAATTTTAACAGATTCTACAGCCTTCACTTCATTCTTAATCCGATTATTACACAAGTTGATGTTAGTGGACGATTCTGCAGAAGAGCATTGACTTAACCTGGCAGAAGATTTTGCACCTTGGTGAGAGGATCCAACACCTCCATTTGATCTCCATTTCGGTTGTGCGATTGGCTGACCATGATCCTGCAACCTACGCAAAACTGGAGAAGTTTTACTGACCATTTCCACCCGAACAGATTCCTTTGAACCACCATTTGGTCCTTCTACATTCTCCTCCTTACTCCACCTGGATTTTCCACTAGATTGTGGATCTGAGCTACCCGAAGAAGAGCCCTCATCCTCACTACATTCATGGACCGCATGACATGGATGCACACCGGAAACAGAATCCAACGGTGACCTCTCTCCTAGGTGTTCGTCGTGACCAGCCTCCGTCACACATAAGTTGAATGAAGGAGAAGATGACCTGGCAACGGACCTGTCCGTTGTACATGGTTGTCTGGCTGCTTTCCCATTACTAACCATGATTGGGCCCTCCACACTTGCTCTTTTACTAGACTCACCTCTGTTTTCTCCTTGGGACAACCCTTGCTTAGGCCCAATAGAAATTGAGTTACACACCTGAACCCCTTCTAAGAGGTTAAACAAAGATTGTTGAATTACCTTACATGCATCTTTGACTTGGTTTGCAGCAAATAAAGCTACTCCTCCTTCAGAAATACCATGCACACGCTTTACCTCATTTGTGAAAGGAAAATCACTTTTGACCCGACACCCCTTGTCACTATGAGCCCTTTCCTCCAAAAGCTTCCGCTTTGACTCCGCTTAAAAATGGTTTTGTTCTTCCACCTCGGAAACCGCCTTCCGCCATAAATCACCGTGATTAGATATAACATCTCCCTCGATGGACCTCCTAGAGAGAAAAGTTTCCTCCACCATAGTTTCCGTGGAGGAGACACTATCGGACGAAGCTAAGTGGTCTTGGGAGCACCAGCATTCTCCTCTCTCTTGGGTGAAAACCTCTTCTACTATGGTCACATTATACATTTTGCCATTTATCCTGAGACTCTTCATCATTTC encodes the following:
- the LOC137829141 gene encoding uncharacterized protein, whose amino-acid sequence is MWHKEAFSYGSHIIGTGFIAIVGYHLKAKRQCVVVNVYAGCNLKDKVEQWEALTVLKQSHVNVAWVVCGDFNVVRREEERKGIRGCSSQKKEMDGFNKFIDNNALLDIPCVGKKYTWYKANGTAKSKLNRFLVSEEWLQIWPASKQYSLPRTVSDHCALVLKLCIKDWGPKPFRSLDVWLKEPGFRAMVKHKWESFERRIISEIEELDGKDDIEGLKEAGRMRRMELLSQLGLVDKKLDSIYRQKARVNWTKHGDMNSKFFHSAIRWRRLKNEIKGVEVDSQWCEDLQIVRREAKMLFEKRFMATQEVGVNLGSVEFKYLPLEGLSQKGVMRLPLLLYPSVVMANEVLKDIKRKKKSGVCLKVDFEKAYDSVRWSFLLDMLRRLGFHDRWLVWIKGCLISSSVSVLVNGSPFEEFKPTRGLRQGDPLAPFLFLVVAKGLTGMVRQTLRMDLLRGVKVGRNSIECCLLQFADDTLFMCEDSFDNIFAIKAILRCYELASSLKSTSTSPSWQVLEWIVSS